From the genome of Nakamurella flavida:
CTCTATCGAACGCGGTTCTATTGTCTCGAACAGCGTTCGGTTATCGAACGCGGTTCGATAGCTGGAGGTTGCCATGACTACACCCCGGTCCACCCCCCTCGACCCCGCCGCGGCACCCGCCGGCGGGCCGGTCGAGTCGCCCGCGGCCGCCGCCCCGCGCGTCTACACGTCCCTGCGTGCGGCCTGGATCCCGCTGGCCGCGCTGTGTCTCGCCTTCTTCGTCGAGATGGTGGACAACACGCTGCTGACGATCGCCCTGCCGACCATCGGCCGTGACCTGCAGGGCAGCACCACCTCCCTGCAGTGGATCACCGGCGCCTACTCGCTGACGTTCGGCGGGCTTCTGCTGACCGCCGGGTCCGTCGCGGACCGGTTCGGCCGCCGCCGCGTCCTGCAGATCGGGCTGGCCGCGTTCGGCCTGCTGAGCCTGGCCGTGCTCTGGGTCGGCAGCACCGGGGAGCTGGTCGCCCTACGGGCGGGCCTGGGCATCGCCGCCGCCGCGATGGCGCCGATCACCAACTCGCTGGTGTTCCGCCTCTTCAGCGATCAGGCGCTGCGGATGCGCGCGATGACGGTGATGATCGTCGTCGGGATGAGCGGCTTCATCCTCGGACCGCTGATCGGCGGTACCGCCCTGGCCCACGTGGGCTGGCAGTGGCTGCTGCTGGCCAACGCGCCCCTCGCGCTCCTGGCCTTCGTCGGCGTGCGACTCGGCGTGGCGAAGGACAGCCCCGCCGACCTCACCGCCGACGCGCTCGACGTCCCGGGCGCGGCCCTGACCGTCCTGGGCATCGGGCTGGCCTGCTGGACGCTGACCAGCGGCGTCGAGCACGGGTGGCTGTCCGTGACCACCCTGTTGTCCGCGGTCGGCGCGGTGGTCGCCGTCGTCGGCTTCGTGGTGCGGGAGCGGCTCGCGGCCGCGCCCATGCTGGACCTGAAGGTGTTCGCGAACCGCACCATCCGGGGCGCCACACTGGCCCAGCTCGGCACGTCGCTGGCCATGGCCGGAGTCATGTTCAGCCTGATCCTGCACTTCCAGTACGCCTACGGCTGGAGCCCCATCAAGGCCGGGATGGCCAATCTGCCGTTCATCGTGACGATGCTGGCCGCCACCCCGTTGACCGAGCATCTCGTCGCGCGGTACGGGCGCCGGGCGGCCTGCCTGATCGGTGCCGTGGCCCTGACCCTCGGCCTGGCCTGGCTCGCCTGGGCCGTCGACCACGGCTACCTGGCCGTCGCCGTCGGCATGGTCATCATGACGGTCGGCCTCCGCACCGTGATGACGATCTGTGCCGTCGGCCTGATCGACGCCATGCCCGAGAACCGGACGTCGCTGGGCGCCGCGCTGAACGACACCGCTCAGGAGGTGGGCACGAGCATCGGCACGGCGCTGATCGGCACGCTGATCGCCGCCCTGGTGGTGTCCGCGCTGCCGCTCGGCGCCTGGAGTCCGGCTCTGGTCACCTCGTACTTCCACGGCGAGCGCGTCGCGTACCTGGCGCTGACCGTGCTGGTCGGCGTGCTGGCGGTGGTGGGCGCGCTGACCATGGACGACTCGCGGACCGTGGACGAGCACGCCGAGCAGGGCGCCGCGGAGCAGCCGGTCTGAGGTCCGGGACGCGGCCGGATCCGGCCGCCGTACCGTGGGGACCCGACGGCGGCCACCCGCCCGGGAGCGGGGGGCACGGATGCAGGCGCGGCGGCGGGTCGTGGTGATGGGAGCCGGGCCGGCCGGGCTGGCCACGGCGCTGGCCTGCGCCACCCGGGGTCTGGCGGTCGAGATCATCGCTCCGCACTTCCGCCCGTGGACACCGACCTACGGCATGTGGGCGGACCAGCTCCCCGCCCTGGATGCGGTCGTCGGCGGGACAGAGTGCAGGACGCCCGATCTCGGTACCCAGGTCTATCCCGAGACGGTCGTCCGCACATCCACCGGGGGGACGGTCGAGCTGGGTCGCGGCTACTCCCGGCTGGACAACGCCGCCCTCCACGCCACCCTGCTGCAGCGCCTGACGGACGCGGGCGCGACCACGCGGTGCGGGCGGGTGGCCGGCGTCGTCCCCGGGCCGCCGGCGGTTCTCACCCTGGAGGGTGGCGCCACCGTGCACGCCGACGTGGTCGTCGACGCCCGTGGTGCCGGACGGGGGACCGCGCAGCAGCGGGCGTGGGGGGAGCGGGTCACCGGGCCGGTGCAGGAGCTCGTGCCGGACGGCACGGCCCTGCTCATGGACTGGGTGGCGCTGCGCGACCGGGACACCCCCCAGCCGCCCGCGTTCCTCTACGGCTTCCCGCTGGCCGACGGCACGACCCTGCTCGAGGCGACATCGCTCGCCGGTCGCCCCCCGGTGCCGCTGACCCACCTCCGGGACCGGTTGCACGCACTGCTCCGGCACCGTGGTCTGACCGTCGCCGGGGAGCCGGAGCGGGTGACGATCCCGCTGGACGCGCCCTCCCGGCGGGGCTCGGGCATCGGGGTCGGGGCGGCGGCGGGCATGATCCACCCGGCCACCGGCTACAGCCTGGCCCCGGTCCTGCGGTTGGCCCCGCGGATCGCCGACGCGGTGGCCGCCGAGACCGATCCCCGACGGCTCGCCGCCGCCATCGAGGATCTGCGTCCCACCGGCACCGGCGCCCTGCTCGCGCTCGGCCGCGAGGTGCTCCTGCGGTTCGACGAGCAACGCACCGACGAGTTCTTCGGCGGCTTCTTCACCCTGCCCGCGGCGACGTGGAGCGCCTACCTCGACCCCACCTCGCCGGCGGTGCAGGTCGCGACGGCGATGGTCCGCCTCGGCCCGGCGCTGCCGACCCCCGCCCGCCGGGCGCTGGCCCGCGCGGTGGTCGGCACCGGCGCCGCCGGGGTGCGCTCGACGGTGCGACGGGGGTTGTCGCGGTCCTGACCGGGCCGGTCTCGAACCGGCTCAGGCAGTCAGCGCCATCGTGGACAGGCCGTCGGTGGCACGGAAGGCGATGGCGTCGCCGGTGATGGTGACGCCGGAGTCGGTGGCCGGGATCCACAGGGACTGGCCGCGGCGCACGGTGACGGTGGTGCCGTCCTCGTGATGGGCGGTCAGCTCGCCGCGGATGACGAGCACGATCTGCGGGCCCTCGTGGCCGAGCTCGACCGGGCCGGTGCCGTCGAGCTCGAGGCGGGACAGCTGGAACTCCCCGGCCGGATTCGGGTAGTCGTACTCGGCGTCGCTGCGGGTGACGGGCCGCAGGACGGCGGGGACGCTGGCGGTGAAGTCCATGACGGAGGTCAGCTCGGGGACGTCGACGTGCTTGCCGGTGAGACCGCCGCGCAGCACGTTGTCGGAGTTGGCCATGATCTCCACGCCGGTGCCGGAGAGGTAGGCGTGCAGGTTGCCGTCGGGCACGTACAGCGCCTCACCGGGGGCGAGCACGATCCGGTTGAGCATCAGCGAGATGAGCACGCCGGCGTCACCGGGGTACTGCTCGGCCAGCTCGATCGCAGTGCGGTACTCCGCGGCGAACGGGCCCTCCTCGCGCACCTTGCGGGCGCAGGCCACCACCACCTCGCGGATGAGCTCGGCGCGCACGGCGGCGTCCAGCGAGAGGAAGGAGCCGAACATGGCGCGCAGGCCGCGGGCGTCGGGGCGGCTGGCCAGCAGGCAGATGTGCGCCTGCAGGCGGGGCACCACCAGCGCCGTCATCAGCTCGACCGTCTGGGCGGGCTTGCGGAACCCGCACAGGGCCTCGAAACGGGTCAGGGCGCAGATCATCTCGGGCTTCGAGCCCTCGTCCTTGTAGTTGCGGTGGCCGGCGTCCAGCGGCACCCCGGCCGCCTCCTCGCGGGCGTACCCGGCCTTGGCCTGCGGTACCGACGGGTGGGCCTGCAGCGAGAGCGGAGCGGCGACGGCCAGCACCTTGAGCAGGAACGGCAGGCGGGCGCCGAAGCGGGCGGCGACGTCCGAGCCGAGGGTGCCGTGCGGGTCGGCCTGGATGGCCTGGGCCAGGGAGGTGCCGGCGGCATCGCAGCTGTGGGTGCCGGAATCGGCTCCCGTCGGCGCCTCGCACACCAGCATGGAGGGATCGTCGGGGTGCGCGCCGATCCAGAGTTCGGCCTGCGGCTCGCCGGTGTGGTTGGGCTCGCCGAGGAGTTCGGCCAGGGCCGTGCGGGAACCCCACGCGTAGGGGCGGATGCGGTTGCGCATCAATTTCATGGAGCGACTCGTCTCTGTCCGGGCCCGGATCGGGCGGGTGCGTCGGCGACGCGGATCGGTGTCCGGCCCCCACGGCGGAGATCGACCCGCATCCAGCATGACCGAAGATTCCGTCGAATCGGACATGACGATCGTCACGCAGCGACACCGAAAACCACCCGAACGGGCTGAAACGACCCCAGCGAGTGACGGCTCCGCTGGTCCTGTTCGGCCCTGTCCACACCGATGCGAGCGCACCAGCATCCTCGCATGCCGTTCCGTCGACGCCCCGAACCGCCCGTGTGGCCGTTCCCCGTGCGCCGGCTCGTCCGGCGCCCACGACGGCATGCTCGCCCACGACTGCGCCGAGGGCTTCGGCCGGGTGCAAGGGGCGGATCGACGCGGCCGGACTCGTCGCGCAGGTACCGGCGGCGCCGGCCGTGGCCGTGGTCACCGGGCTGCTCCCGTTTCTGCTCCGGGAATGGGAACCGCGGCCGTGACAGGCTGAGCTGCATGACCTCTCCTGCGGCCGACCCGTCCGGTCCGGTGCCCACGCTGGGCACGCTGGCGTCCGTTCCCGCCCTGTCCCGTCCGGACCTGCTGGCCGCCCCGGTGGCCGCCGCTCTCGCCGGGTGGCCCCCCGCGTCCGAGGTCGCGGTGGCCCCGATCGACGCCGAGCTGGCCGACACGGCGGCGTTCTGCGCGGCCTACGACGTGGCCGAGGCGGCGTCGGCGAACTGCGTGGTCGTCACCGGCAAGCGGGACGGCGAGCAGCGCTGGGCCGCGGCGGTGGTGCTGGCCACCACCCGCGCGGACGTCAACAACGTGGTCCGCAAGCGGCTCGACGTCCGCAAGGTCTCCTTCGCCCCGATGGATCAGGCCGTCGCCGACACCGGCATGGAGTACGGCGGGATCACCCCGATCGGGCTGCCCGCGGGCTGGCCGGTGCTGATCGACGCGGCGGTGGTCGCCGCGGGCCCCGTCGTCATCGGTTCCGGGATCCGCGGTTCGAAGATCGTGCTGGACGGGGCGGCCCTGGCCGGGCTGCCCGGTGCCGAGGTCGTCGAGAAACTAGCCCGACCGGTCGCCCCGGCCCCGGACGGCGGTGCGTCGGCGGCTTCATGAGGACTTAACACCTGCCTGATCTTTCAGAAATTTCTGAAGGTTGTGATGTGCCTGCGGGCGACGGTCCCGTGTCGCCGTTGCGAAAGGGCACCCATGAATCTCAAGACACGGACCCGGATGGCCCGAGCCGTCCTGGGGGCGGCGGTGGCCACCACCCTGCTGGCCGGTTGTGCGGTCGGCGGCGCCACCGACACCTCGAGCAGCTCCAGCACGGCCGCTGTGGCCGGCACCTCGGCCTCGTCGGCCGCCGGGAGCGCCGAGGCCACGGGCACGGTGGCCGGCAGCTCGTACATCGTGTCCACGACCGAACCGGGAGACCTCAACCCGGGCAAGCAGATCACCGCCTACGACCAGGACATGGCGATGTACACCTCGCTGACCTCGGTGGCCACCGACGGAACCGTCACCATGGCGGCGGCGGAATCGGTGGAGAGCGACGACGCCACGACCTGGACCATCACCCTCCGTTCGGGCTGGACGTTCCACAACGGCGAGCCCGTCACCGCGCAGTCCTACGTCGACGCCTGGAACGCCACCGCCTACGGCCCGAACGCGTGGGCGAACTCCGGCCAGCTGGCCGAGATCGTCGGGTACGACGACCTCAACCCCGAGACCGGCGAGCCGACCGTCAAGGAGATGTCGGGTCTGAAGGTCGTCAACGACACCACCTTCACCGTGCAGCTGTCCGCCCCCGACGGGCAGTTCCCGCTGCAGCTCAGCCAGGCGATGACCGGCCTGTTCCCGATGCCCAAGGCCGCGTTCACCGATCTGGACGCGTACAACAAGCAGCCCATCGGCAACGGCCCGTACATGATGACCACGCCGCACGAGGAGAACCAGGACATCGTCCTGACCGCGTACCCGGACTACGCCGGCACCCCGGCGAAGACCGAGACGGTGACGTTCAAGATGTACACGGACACCTCGACCGCCTACACCGACGCGCTGGCCGGCAACGTCGACGTGGTGGGCGTGGGACCGGAGAAGATCGTCTCCGCCGTCACCGACTTCGGCGATCGGCTCTACGTCAACGAGGCGCCGGGCATCGCCTTCCTGGGTCTGCCGACCTGGGATCCGCGGTACTCCGATGTCCGTGTGCGACAGGCCATCTCGATGGCCATCGACCGGGACTCCATCAACGAGGCGATCTACGCCGGCAAGTACACCCCGGCCACCTCGTTCACCCCGCCGACCGAACCCGGCACCCCGGAGAACGCCTGCGGCGAGTGGTGCACCTACGACCCGACGAAGGCCAAGGAGCTGCTGGACGCCGCCGGCGGCTGGACCGGCTCCATGGAGATCACCTACCCCGGTGGGTTCGGCCTGGACGAGCTGTACAAGGCCTACGCCAACCAGATCCGCCGCAACCTGGGCATCGAGGACGTGACCACCAAGGCCACCGCAGACTTCGCCGAGTTCGCCCAGATCCGCACGGACGCCCAGATCGGCGGCCCGTACTTCTCCCGCTGGGGCGCGCTGTACCCCAGCCAGCAGAACACCCTCAAGGCGTTCTTCGTGCCCGGCGGCGGTGGGGGCTGCACGAACTGCTCCGCCCTGCAGCCGCAGGAGGTCCAGGACCTCATCGCCCAGGCCGACGGTCAGGTCGACCAGGACAAGGCGATCGAGTTCTACCAGCAGGCCCAGGCCGTGCTGGCCGAGCAGCTGCCGATCATCCCGATGTTCTACGAGAAGTACATGTTCGTGACGTCGGAGAAGATCACCGCGCTGCCGTCCTCGCAGGGTTCGCCGGTGTGGGCCGGGATCACGGTCTCGTGATCCCGCACCCCCAGGCGCTCCGTCCGCCCGTCGGCACCCCCGTGGTGCCGACGGGCGGGTGGGCCCCGGGCCGGTCGTGTCCCACCCCGTCCGCACAGAACATCAGCACGCCGGGGGTTCTCGGGCGACTCGTCCGCACCGTGCTCGGCGGTCGGCGATGACCCGCTTCGTCCTGCGTCGGCTGCTGGAACTGCTCGTCGTGTTCATCGGCGTCACCTTCGTCATCTACGCCCTGGTCTTCGCGCTCAAGGGCGACCCGATCGCCTCCCTGGCCGGTGACCGCCCGTTGCCCGCGACGGTGGTGGCCACCCTGCGCGCCCGGTACCACCTGGACGACCCGCTGATCTCGCAATACTGGCGGTGGCTCACCGGGGTGTTCCGCGGTGACCTGGGCACCGACTTCACCGGCCGCTCGGTCTCCGAGCGGATGGCCAGTCGCTGGCCCACGACGATCGTGCTGGCGCTCACCGCCTGGGTGCTCGAGGTCGTCATCGGCGCCGGACTCGGCCTGATCTCCGGGCTCCGGCAGGGCGGGACGATCGACCGCGCCGTGCTGCTCGGCACCATCGTCATCTCCTCGATCCCGATCTTCGTGGTCGCGGTGACCTCGCAGCTGCTGCTCGGGGTGAACTGGGGCTGGGTCCCGGTGGCCGGTACGCAGGAGGGCTGGCCGGTGGCGTTCCTGCTGCCCGCGGCCTGCCTGGCCGTGTTCGGACTGGCCGCGGTGTCCCGGCTGATGCGGGGCAGCGTCATCGATTCCGTCCGCTCGGACTACGTCCGCACGCTGTGGGCCAAGGGCCTGTCGGAACGGCGGGTGGTCGGGGTGCACGTGCTGCGCAACGCCGGCATCCCCGTGCTGACCTTCGCCGCCATCGACCTGGGGTACCTGCTCGGCGGCGCGATCATCGTCGAGGGCATCTTCAACATGCCCGGCATCGGGCAGCTGTTGTTCTCCGCCATCCGCAACCACGAGGGGCCGGTGGTGGTGGGCGTGTCGACCGCACTCGTCATCATCTTCCTGGTGATCAGTGCGTTGGTGGACATCGCCAACTCGCTGCTGGACCCGAGGATCCGACGTGACTGATCTGCTGATGAAGGACGCCGCCGCCACCGGTGGCATGGGCAAGCGCGGGGTCTGGCCGACGTTGCGACGCCGGCCGCTGTTCTGGGCGTGCGCGGTGGTGGTGGGCCTGCTGGGTCTGCTGTCGGTGCTCCCCGGGCCGATCGCCGGGCTGTTCGGCAACGGCGACCCGCGGGACTGCGACATCACCCTCAGCGCCGACGCCCCCAGCTCCGGCCATCCCTTCGGCACCGACCTGCAGGGCTGCGACATCTACAGCAACGTCATCTATGGCGCTCGGACCTCGCTGAGCATCGGTCTGCTGTGCACGGCGATGGCCCTGCTGGTCGCCATCGTGGTGGGGACGCTGGCCGGGTACCGCGGCGGCTGGCTGGACGGTCTGCTGTCCCGGCTGACCGATGTCTTCCTGGGCTTCCCGTTCATCCTGGGCGCCATCGTGGTGCTGAACTCCACCGCCGACCGCACCGTGCTGGTGGTCTCGGCCGTGCTCGCCCTGTTCTCCTGGCCGACCATGGCCCGGTTGATCCGCAGCTCCGTCCGCCAGGTGCGGGACGCGGAGTTCGTGCACGGGGCCCGGGCGATGGGCCTGCCGACGAGTCGCATCCTGCTGCGCTACATCCTGCCCAACGCGATCGGCCCGGTGCTGGCCGTGGCCACCATCATGATCGGGTCGGTCATCGTCGCCGAGTCGACGCTGACCTTCCTCGGTGTCGGGCTGCAGGCGCCGTCGATCAGCTGGGGGCTGCAGCTGGCCTCCGCGCAGGCCCGGTTCCAGAACTATCCGTACATGCTGTTGTTCCCCAGTCTGTTCCTGTCCGCGACCGTCATCGCCCTGATCGCGCTGGGTGACCTGGTGCGGGACGCGCTGGACCCCCGGACCCGCTGATGACGATCCGCTCCACCTACTGTCCGACCAGACATGTTCCGCCGCAGGCTGTCTCCGCGGTGGCCACCCCGACGACGAGGCGACCGAGATGACCCAGACCACCACCACGACCGTCACCACGGTCACCACCGCGCCCGCGTCGACCGACCGGGCGGAGCTCGCCGCCGCCGTGAAGGAGGTCGCCGGGCTCGTCCAGGAGTGGGTCGACCTGCGGCGTCGGATGCTGCGGGTTCCCGGGGTGCAGGTGGCGGTCCGGGTGGACGGTGAGCTGCTGATCAGCGGGGCGTCCGGGAGCGCCGATCTGGCGGAGGGCGTGGACCTCACCCCCCGGCACCTGTTCCGGATCGCGTCGCACTCCAAGACCTTCGCGGCCACCGCGGTGATGATGCTGGCGGCCCGCGGGGCCCTGCGTCTGGACGACACCGTCGGCACCCACCTGCCCGAGCTGGCCGACACCCCGCTGGCCGACCGGACCGTCCGCGAACTCATCGGCCACCAGGGCGGGGTCATCCGGGACGGCGACGACTGCGACTACTGGCAGCTGACCCGCGACTTCCCGGACAGCGACACGTTGTTCGCGGATCTGCACCGGGACGGGGCGACGTTCGGCCGCAACGAGCACTTCAAGTACAGCAACTACGGCTACTCGATCGTCGGGGCGATCATCGAGCGGGTCGGCGGGCAGGACTTCGCGGGGTTCGTCCGCAGCGAGATCCTCGACGTGCTGGAGCTCCCGCGGGTCCACCCGGACGTGGACGGGGTGCCGGCCGACGAGCTCGCGTCGGGGCACTCGCTGCTGCTGGACGGCGATGACGAGATGTTCGTGCTGCGCAACCCGTCCACCGGGGCGATGGCCGCGGCGACCGGCTTCGTCGCCTGCGCTGAGGATCTCACCGCGTACGCCGGGGCCCACGTGAAGGGGGACGAACGGCTGCTCTCCGACACCGACAAGCGGCTGATGCAGCGCACCGAATCCGTCGTCATGGCCGGGACCACCGAGCTGGGCCGGTACGGGCTCGGCCTGGAGCTGCACACCGTCGGGACCCGGGCGCTGGTCGGGCACAGCGGTGGCTTCCCCGGCTTCGTCACCCGCACGTTCGTCGATCCGCAGGCCTCCCTGGTCGTCTCGGTGCTCACCAACGCCAGTCGCGGGCCCGCGCACCCGATCGCCCTCGGGGTGATCAAGCTGATCGACCTGGCCCTGGCCAAGCGGGCGCTGCCGCCCCCGGCCGCGCCGGAGGACGCCACCGACCCGGTGGACCTGGACTCCTTCGTGACCACGATGGTCGGCGGGTTCGGGCGCGTGGTGATCGCCCGGATGGGGGAGCGGCTGGTGCTGCTGCATCCCGAGCAGGACGACCCGACCGAGGAGGTCGTCGAGCTGACCGTTCTCGGCCCGGACCGCCTGCTCATGCCGGCCCGACCGGGCTTCGGGTCGGCCGGTGAGCCGGTGATCTTCACCCGGGAGGGCGGCCGTATCACCGAGATCCGGATGGGCGGCATGACCGCGTGGCCCGAGGCGGACTTCCGGGCCCGGCGGCGGGCGCAGATGGGACGATCGGCGACCACGGGCGCCGGGACGGGCCCGGCATCGTGAGTCACGCCGTAGGGGGAACCGCCATGATCAGCAGGCAGCCGGAGTCACCGGAGCCCGAGATGAGCGCGGCGGTCCGGGCGTTCGTGGAGGACTTCGCCGACAACTGGTACGAGGGCGGGTACGGGCGCATGGAGGGCCGGGTGATGGCCTACCTGCTGATCAGTTCGGCCGAGCGGGTGCCGTCGGCCGAACTGGCCCGGGTGCTCGGGGTCGCCGCCGGCGCCGTCTCGATGGCCACCCGCAACCTGGTCACCCAGGGCTTCATCCGCCGGCACCGGGTACCGGGGGACCGTTCGCACTACTTCGCCGCGGACGACGACATCTGGGGCGGTTTCCTGTCCGGCGAGCGCCGCTGGGTGTTCCGGATGGAGAACGTGCTCGGCGCCGCCGGGGCCGAGCTGCCGTTGGCGGGTGCCGCACGGCACCGGGTGCTGGTGGCCCGGGAGTACATGTCCTGGCTCGGCGGCTACAACCAGCAGATGCTCCAGGACTGGCGCGCCCACCTGCAGAGCCACGTCCCGCCCGCGGAGGAATCGTGAAGCCCGACCCGAGCCCCACCCCGCTGCTCCGGTTCGTCGATCTGCGCATCGCCTTCGGTGGTGCCGGTCGGTCCACCGAGGTGGTGCACGGGGTCGACGTCGCCATCGCCCGGGGCGAGATCATCGCCCTGGTCGGCGAATCCGGATCCGGCAAGACGGTCACCGCGTTGGCCGCCGTGCGGCTGCTGC
Proteins encoded in this window:
- a CDS encoding YbaK/EbsC family protein; the encoded protein is MTSPAADPSGPVPTLGTLASVPALSRPDLLAAPVAAALAGWPPASEVAVAPIDAELADTAAFCAAYDVAEAASANCVVVTGKRDGEQRWAAAVVLATTRADVNNVVRKRLDVRKVSFAPMDQAVADTGMEYGGITPIGLPAGWPVLIDAAVVAAGPVVIGSGIRGSKIVLDGAALAGLPGAEVVEKLARPVAPAPDGGASAAS
- the manA gene encoding mannose-6-phosphate isomerase, class I, with the translated sequence MKLMRNRIRPYAWGSRTALAELLGEPNHTGEPQAELWIGAHPDDPSMLVCEAPTGADSGTHSCDAAGTSLAQAIQADPHGTLGSDVAARFGARLPFLLKVLAVAAPLSLQAHPSVPQAKAGYAREEAAGVPLDAGHRNYKDEGSKPEMICALTRFEALCGFRKPAQTVELMTALVVPRLQAHICLLASRPDARGLRAMFGSFLSLDAAVRAELIREVVVACARKVREEGPFAAEYRTAIELAEQYPGDAGVLISLMLNRIVLAPGEALYVPDGNLHAYLSGTGVEIMANSDNVLRGGLTGKHVDVPELTSVMDFTASVPAVLRPVTRSDAEYDYPNPAGEFQLSRLELDGTGPVELGHEGPQIVLVIRGELTAHHEDGTTVTVRRGQSLWIPATDSGVTITGDAIAFRATDGLSTMALTA
- a CDS encoding ABC transporter permease: MTRFVLRRLLELLVVFIGVTFVIYALVFALKGDPIASLAGDRPLPATVVATLRARYHLDDPLISQYWRWLTGVFRGDLGTDFTGRSVSERMASRWPTTIVLALTAWVLEVVIGAGLGLISGLRQGGTIDRAVLLGTIVISSIPIFVVAVTSQLLLGVNWGWVPVAGTQEGWPVAFLLPAACLAVFGLAAVSRLMRGSVIDSVRSDYVRTLWAKGLSERRVVGVHVLRNAGIPVLTFAAIDLGYLLGGAIIVEGIFNMPGIGQLLFSAIRNHEGPVVVGVSTALVIIFLVISALVDIANSLLDPRIRRD
- a CDS encoding serine hydrolase domain-containing protein → MTQTTTTTVTTVTTAPASTDRAELAAAVKEVAGLVQEWVDLRRRMLRVPGVQVAVRVDGELLISGASGSADLAEGVDLTPRHLFRIASHSKTFAATAVMMLAARGALRLDDTVGTHLPELADTPLADRTVRELIGHQGGVIRDGDDCDYWQLTRDFPDSDTLFADLHRDGATFGRNEHFKYSNYGYSIVGAIIERVGGQDFAGFVRSEILDVLELPRVHPDVDGVPADELASGHSLLLDGDDEMFVLRNPSTGAMAAATGFVACAEDLTAYAGAHVKGDERLLSDTDKRLMQRTESVVMAGTTELGRYGLGLELHTVGTRALVGHSGGFPGFVTRTFVDPQASLVVSVLTNASRGPAHPIALGVIKLIDLALAKRALPPPAAPEDATDPVDLDSFVTTMVGGFGRVVIARMGERLVLLHPEQDDPTEEVVELTVLGPDRLLMPARPGFGSAGEPVIFTREGGRITEIRMGGMTAWPEADFRARRRAQMGRSATTGAGTGPAS
- a CDS encoding lycopene cyclase family protein, translating into MQARRRVVVMGAGPAGLATALACATRGLAVEIIAPHFRPWTPTYGMWADQLPALDAVVGGTECRTPDLGTQVYPETVVRTSTGGTVELGRGYSRLDNAALHATLLQRLTDAGATTRCGRVAGVVPGPPAVLTLEGGATVHADVVVDARGAGRGTAQQRAWGERVTGPVQELVPDGTALLMDWVALRDRDTPQPPAFLYGFPLADGTTLLEATSLAGRPPVPLTHLRDRLHALLRHRGLTVAGEPERVTIPLDAPSRRGSGIGVGAAAGMIHPATGYSLAPVLRLAPRIADAVAAETDPRRLAAAIEDLRPTGTGALLALGREVLLRFDEQRTDEFFGGFFTLPAATWSAYLDPTSPAVQVATAMVRLGPALPTPARRALARAVVGTGAAGVRSTVRRGLSRS
- a CDS encoding ABC transporter permease, giving the protein MTDLLMKDAAATGGMGKRGVWPTLRRRPLFWACAVVVGLLGLLSVLPGPIAGLFGNGDPRDCDITLSADAPSSGHPFGTDLQGCDIYSNVIYGARTSLSIGLLCTAMALLVAIVVGTLAGYRGGWLDGLLSRLTDVFLGFPFILGAIVVLNSTADRTVLVVSAVLALFSWPTMARLIRSSVRQVRDAEFVHGARAMGLPTSRILLRYILPNAIGPVLAVATIMIGSVIVAESTLTFLGVGLQAPSISWGLQLASAQARFQNYPYMLLFPSLFLSATVIALIALGDLVRDALDPRTR
- a CDS encoding GbsR/MarR family transcriptional regulator, with product MISRQPESPEPEMSAAVRAFVEDFADNWYEGGYGRMEGRVMAYLLISSAERVPSAELARVLGVAAGAVSMATRNLVTQGFIRRHRVPGDRSHYFAADDDIWGGFLSGERRWVFRMENVLGAAGAELPLAGAARHRVLVAREYMSWLGGYNQQMLQDWRAHLQSHVPPAEES
- a CDS encoding peptide ABC transporter substrate-binding protein; this encodes MNLKTRTRMARAVLGAAVATTLLAGCAVGGATDTSSSSSTAAVAGTSASSAAGSAEATGTVAGSSYIVSTTEPGDLNPGKQITAYDQDMAMYTSLTSVATDGTVTMAAAESVESDDATTWTITLRSGWTFHNGEPVTAQSYVDAWNATAYGPNAWANSGQLAEIVGYDDLNPETGEPTVKEMSGLKVVNDTTFTVQLSAPDGQFPLQLSQAMTGLFPMPKAAFTDLDAYNKQPIGNGPYMMTTPHEENQDIVLTAYPDYAGTPAKTETVTFKMYTDTSTAYTDALAGNVDVVGVGPEKIVSAVTDFGDRLYVNEAPGIAFLGLPTWDPRYSDVRVRQAISMAIDRDSINEAIYAGKYTPATSFTPPTEPGTPENACGEWCTYDPTKAKELLDAAGGWTGSMEITYPGGFGLDELYKAYANQIRRNLGIEDVTTKATADFAEFAQIRTDAQIGGPYFSRWGALYPSQQNTLKAFFVPGGGGGCTNCSALQPQEVQDLIAQADGQVDQDKAIEFYQQAQAVLAEQLPIIPMFYEKYMFVTSEKITALPSSQGSPVWAGITVS
- a CDS encoding MFS transporter translates to MTTPRSTPLDPAAAPAGGPVESPAAAAPRVYTSLRAAWIPLAALCLAFFVEMVDNTLLTIALPTIGRDLQGSTTSLQWITGAYSLTFGGLLLTAGSVADRFGRRRVLQIGLAAFGLLSLAVLWVGSTGELVALRAGLGIAAAAMAPITNSLVFRLFSDQALRMRAMTVMIVVGMSGFILGPLIGGTALAHVGWQWLLLANAPLALLAFVGVRLGVAKDSPADLTADALDVPGAALTVLGIGLACWTLTSGVEHGWLSVTTLLSAVGAVVAVVGFVVRERLAAAPMLDLKVFANRTIRGATLAQLGTSLAMAGVMFSLILHFQYAYGWSPIKAGMANLPFIVTMLAATPLTEHLVARYGRRAACLIGAVALTLGLAWLAWAVDHGYLAVAVGMVIMTVGLRTVMTICAVGLIDAMPENRTSLGAALNDTAQEVGTSIGTALIGTLIAALVVSALPLGAWSPALVTSYFHGERVAYLALTVLVGVLAVVGALTMDDSRTVDEHAEQGAAEQPV